The following proteins are encoded in a genomic region of Phragmites australis chromosome 9, lpPhrAust1.1, whole genome shotgun sequence:
- the LOC133928755 gene encoding uncharacterized protein LOC133928755 has translation MLPQDRLLLLLAVVAAAAAAGASAKPTAYEALAEFDFPPGILPKGVVAYTLDNSTGAFTATLGASASGTGSSTCEFSIQGSYSLRYQTKITGKIAPDHLTDLQGVSVKVLFFWLNIVEVIRNGDNLEFSVGIASADFGIQNFLECPTCGCGFDCNDLPLMLREIGAGTAKLHLRGAF, from the coding sequence ATGCTCCCGcaggaccgcctcctcctcctgctcgccgtcgtcgccgctgccgccgcggcgggTGCCTCCGCGAAGCCGACGGCGTACGAGgcgctggcggagttcgacttcCCCCCGGGCATCCTCCCCAAGGGCGTCGTCGCCTACACCCTCGACAACTCCACCGGCGCCTTCACCGCCACCCTCGgcgcctccgcctccggcaCCGGCTCCTCCACCTGCGAGTTCTCCATCCAGGGCTCCTACTCGCTCCGCTACCAGACCAAGATCACGGGCAAAATCGCCCCCGACCACCTCACCGACCTCCAGGGCGTCTCCGTCAAGGTGCTCTTCTTCTGGCTCAACATCGTCGAGGTCATCCGGAACGGCGACAACCTCGAGTTCTCCGTCGGCATCGCCTCTGCCGACTTCGGGATCCAGAACTTTCTCGAGTGCCCCACCTGCGGCTGCGGGTTCGACTGCAACGACCTGCCGCTGATGCTGCGAGAGATAGGGGCCGGGACCGCGAAGCTGCACCTGCGAGGTGCGTTCTAG